A stretch of Hyalangium gracile DNA encodes these proteins:
- a CDS encoding DUF1028 domain-containing protein, whose protein sequence is MSRVALFLILLATPALGSEPPSPRRPVNTYSIVARDPATGELGVAVQSHWFSVGPLVAWAEAGVGAVATQSFVDPSYGKLGLDLMRAGRSAPDALKGLLAADSGSAVRQVGMIDAQGRVASHTGERCVAAAGHIVGENFAVQANMMEKDTVWPAMAKAFRETKGDLAARMMAALEAAEAAGGDIRGKQAAALIVVSGKPTGKPWLDRKFDLRVDDHPQPLEELKRLLTLQRAYNLMNEGDLAVERNDAKAALEAYSGAQALVPNNAEMVFWTAISLVGMNRVDEAIPLFQKTFKMDPRWRELLTRLPKAGLLPDDPKLMGRLTGAGSGAGKK, encoded by the coding sequence ATGTCGCGCGTTGCCCTCTTCCTCATCCTGCTCGCCACGCCGGCTCTCGGCTCCGAGCCTCCCAGCCCCCGTCGACCCGTCAACACCTACTCCATCGTGGCGCGTGACCCGGCTACGGGTGAGCTGGGGGTGGCGGTGCAGTCGCACTGGTTCTCCGTAGGGCCGCTCGTCGCCTGGGCCGAGGCGGGCGTGGGCGCCGTGGCCACCCAGTCCTTCGTGGATCCGTCCTATGGGAAGCTCGGGCTGGACCTGATGCGCGCGGGCCGCTCCGCACCGGATGCGCTCAAGGGACTGCTGGCGGCCGACAGCGGGAGCGCCGTGCGGCAGGTGGGCATGATTGACGCTCAAGGCCGCGTGGCCTCCCACACGGGCGAGCGGTGCGTCGCCGCCGCGGGCCATATCGTCGGCGAGAACTTCGCGGTGCAGGCCAACATGATGGAGAAGGACACCGTCTGGCCCGCCATGGCCAAGGCGTTCCGGGAGACCAAGGGGGATCTCGCCGCGCGCATGATGGCCGCGCTCGAGGCCGCCGAGGCCGCCGGTGGAGACATCCGAGGCAAGCAGGCCGCGGCGCTGATCGTCGTCTCCGGCAAGCCCACCGGGAAGCCGTGGCTGGATCGCAAGTTCGACCTCCGCGTGGATGACCACCCCCAGCCGCTGGAGGAGCTGAAGCGGCTGCTCACGCTCCAGCGCGCGTACAACCTGATGAACGAGGGGGATCTCGCCGTCGAGCGCAATGACGCCAAGGCCGCCCTGGAGGCCTACTCCGGAGCCCAGGCGCTGGTCCCCAACAACGCCGAGATGGTCTTCTGGACCGCCATCTCGCTCGTGGGCATGAACCGCGTGGACGAGGCCATCCCGCTGTTCCAGAAGACCTTCAAGATGGACCCGCGCTGGCGCGAGCTGCTCACGCGCCTGCCCAAGGCCGGGCTGCTGCCGGACGATCCGAAGCTGATGGGGCGCCTTACCGGAGCGGGGAGCGGGGCCGGCAAGAAGTAG
- a CDS encoding trypsin-like serine protease: protein MRAHPDLELLYDEQNLVWSSADLAVVFLSTPVDEEEKLPVYKLADAEVRTGDRITMVGFGLGETGRPFGERRYGENRVSWIRRMESGSVEFIAGSQRLEDGSAASHAYGGDSGGGCFSAGDNTVLVGVIGSRAESAKKGSFSVMTSVFAHRKWLEAQIQEAASLDATAR, encoded by the coding sequence GTGCGGGCCCACCCGGATCTCGAGCTCCTGTACGATGAGCAGAACCTCGTGTGGAGCAGCGCGGATCTCGCCGTGGTCTTCCTGTCCACGCCCGTGGATGAGGAGGAGAAGCTTCCGGTCTACAAGCTGGCGGATGCGGAGGTCCGAACGGGCGATCGCATCACGATGGTGGGGTTCGGATTGGGAGAGACGGGGCGCCCCTTCGGGGAGCGCCGGTATGGGGAGAACAGGGTCTCCTGGATTCGGAGGATGGAGTCCGGCAGCGTGGAGTTCATTGCTGGCTCTCAGCGCCTGGAGGATGGGTCCGCCGCCTCGCATGCCTACGGGGGTGACAGCGGCGGAGGCTGCTTCAGCGCGGGCGACAACACCGTGCTCGTGGGCGTCATCGGATCGAGAGCTGAAAGCGCGAAGAAGGGGTCGTTCTCGGTCATGACCAGTGTCTTCGCGCATCGGAAGTGGCTGGAGGCGCAGATCCAGGAAGCGGCCAGCCTGGACGCCACCGCGCGCTAG
- a CDS encoding Ig-like domain-containing alpha-2-macroglobulin family protein, which produces MGPQSVVTPSRLRSTRARWWGAALLVATTLVACKEDKAGPPPAPPSAGAPAPGSTSPGSAQAPQASEAPVTPESLSPVIKELGAEGVVPDKVVFEFSRNVQYSDGEGKKGTVVRFSPDVGGYLEYFRNSSALSFTPGNGFDLGTTYTVTLDSVETPSGVVKAPSEGAWTHTFTTPKLAFLRMAPAQVDTVKGLVVAELMFSGPVDASAVQRYASFQVDGKPISDVKLTSHATQRYVIVAQLTSPQLRPGATVRLALKAGLVSPKGGGKAPAAEDSFELRGGKRMDITSVTVAEGNTGFYLEVSCRDVEMNAPPSPDEGEWDPYYYDNDNLGCVVDDTVAADAIHFTPPVKFSISPSRRGFRIFGDYKRGTYTLKIDAGLLSAGGGRLLSTYQNRYSISARKSQLAFTSAGRYLPRSAWRNLPLNYLNVDTAELTIRHVPPENLVFWMSDDEREATDERTSNVLVSKKLPLKPAEDTLSTTYLDVGSMVPSTTRGVVEVSVKRDDAQAAARILLTDLSLVAKRGGSSAGNGQQEVSVWVLGMESTEPLSGVEVSLVKKSGQSVARCTTSGADGCKLQVPAQTVDTAAPFALIARKGEDLTYLKYSELKTEIANSDVQGEPYRAQAPYRASIYSDRGVYRPGDTAHVAAILRDQEDKAPPAGMPVELRVIDPREREFKKVALKTNEAGLVSLDLPFEAFQDTGSYRVALRVADREVATYGLQVEEFVPERMKVTASVDKAGYQQGSVVPVKVEAAYLFGGSAEGSPVELNCRLEPSEFKPKENAQFTYGVWRQKATEAKAVTLGQVKGEMSDKGQALVECPAKETAGGFKGPARLVAQASVFEAGSGRSTVGDVTVPMHPEAYYVGLQSGVQKVNAGKPFTVTGVVVDWEGRLVTDAKALKPLEVEYLRLEEEYGYYYDESEGYERYQRYVRPVREGRSTTKVEGGKFQLQVTPSQDAAGFIVRVRSGNAQTDLHLEGNGRYYWYGDGEARVDQTPRPLKPASIALELPKAGRLNEPIAVKFKVPYRGRVLLTAETDQVIASEWKAVEPGEVSWTFTPRSFAPNVYVAAFLVKDPHLESAEAFMPDRAFGVGSVTLEPTDFTQTVKLDVPKEVRSNSTLTVNLELGPQEGPTFATVAVVDEGILSLTRFKSPDPLKELFAKRALGVETFETIGWTLLVPPGGNSRSTGGDEEGAAGRVQPVKPVALWSGVVSVPASGKLSLPFNLPMYRGAVRVMAVTTGPKRVGRADAQVLVRDPLVLQTTLPRFLTQGDEIQIPVFLTNLSGSAQEVKVSLTAENLPVPGLAMPASVGSPLQMLGKSEGRTRLENGKAATLVFQAKAITAVGAARLKVTAEGGGFTAFEQLDVPLHPAGARERTVQRIPLESGRVDLAQYLQGWVPTTESSTFWVTTNPYAESLQHLSYLVRYPYGCIEQTTSSTRPLLFVSQLIDNVDPTLTGNKKVEDMVMAGVNRLLSMQTPSGGFAYWPGQTEPVAWGTAYATHLLLDAQKLKYPVPQDRLDDAVAWLGQELNRKENNVRRDDHYGQSSEAYMHYVLSLSGKGRKARVQKLIDELGKQKAFSGEEREEEHLLKAALYLAGDRRYEKELKSPDLSPITEERRNSWSFYSDRRRRGLMLSTFQDLFGNDPAAEPLAQQVAQSLIGHHSSYYTTQELVWSITGLGKRVSGAASSFTPPTLVADGKEVAPQANEGGKTTRASDRTWALARASERKGLTLELKEKGEGKLYLIVNSEGVRSSGQAKTGGQGLTLSRTYRKLDGTAVSPGDSVNLADLLYVEIELKNTSGERIQNIALVDRLPAGWEIENARLGRGGAVQWVSTEELWTADYVNIRDDRMEVFGTLQSGESKKVVYAVRAVTAGKFTLPPVEAEAMYDPRIWARDAGQAVEVSGPWKDFLL; this is translated from the coding sequence ATGGGTCCGCAGTCTGTCGTGACGCCGAGTCGGCTCCGCTCTACCCGCGCGCGGTGGTGGGGCGCGGCGCTCCTGGTGGCCACCACTCTCGTCGCTTGCAAGGAAGACAAGGCAGGGCCGCCGCCCGCTCCGCCCTCCGCCGGGGCTCCCGCGCCCGGCTCCACCAGTCCGGGCTCGGCCCAGGCTCCGCAGGCGAGCGAGGCGCCCGTCACCCCCGAGTCGCTCTCGCCCGTCATCAAGGAGCTGGGCGCCGAGGGCGTCGTCCCCGACAAGGTCGTCTTCGAGTTCTCCCGCAACGTCCAGTACTCCGATGGCGAGGGGAAGAAGGGCACCGTCGTCCGGTTCTCGCCCGACGTGGGTGGCTACCTGGAGTACTTCCGCAACAGCTCCGCGCTCTCCTTCACGCCGGGCAACGGCTTCGATCTGGGGACGACGTACACCGTCACCCTCGACTCCGTGGAGACGCCGTCCGGCGTGGTGAAGGCCCCGTCCGAGGGCGCGTGGACGCACACCTTCACCACCCCGAAGCTCGCCTTCCTCCGCATGGCCCCGGCCCAGGTGGACACCGTCAAGGGCCTGGTGGTCGCCGAGCTCATGTTCTCCGGCCCGGTCGATGCGAGCGCCGTGCAGCGCTACGCCAGCTTCCAGGTGGACGGTAAGCCCATCAGCGACGTCAAGCTGACCTCCCACGCCACCCAGCGCTACGTGATCGTGGCGCAGCTCACGAGCCCGCAGCTGCGGCCGGGAGCCACCGTGCGGCTCGCGCTCAAGGCGGGGCTGGTCTCCCCCAAGGGTGGCGGCAAGGCGCCCGCGGCGGAGGACTCGTTCGAGCTGCGCGGCGGCAAGCGCATGGACATCACCAGCGTCACCGTCGCCGAGGGCAACACCGGCTTCTACCTGGAGGTCAGCTGCCGCGACGTGGAGATGAACGCGCCGCCCAGCCCCGACGAGGGCGAGTGGGACCCGTACTACTACGACAACGACAACCTGGGCTGCGTGGTCGACGACACCGTGGCCGCCGACGCCATCCACTTCACCCCGCCGGTGAAGTTCTCCATCTCCCCGTCGCGCCGCGGCTTCCGCATCTTCGGTGACTACAAGCGCGGCACGTACACGCTGAAGATCGACGCGGGCCTGCTCTCCGCGGGCGGCGGCCGGCTGCTGTCCACCTACCAGAACCGCTACTCCATCAGCGCGCGCAAGTCGCAGCTGGCCTTCACCTCGGCGGGCCGCTACCTGCCGCGCAGCGCCTGGCGCAACCTGCCGCTCAACTACCTCAACGTGGACACCGCGGAGCTCACCATCCGCCACGTGCCGCCGGAGAACCTCGTCTTCTGGATGAGCGACGACGAGCGGGAGGCCACCGACGAGCGCACCTCCAACGTGCTCGTCAGCAAGAAGCTCCCCCTCAAGCCCGCCGAGGACACCCTGTCCACCACCTACCTGGACGTGGGCAGCATGGTGCCCTCCACGACGCGCGGCGTGGTGGAGGTCTCCGTCAAGCGAGACGACGCCCAGGCCGCCGCGCGCATCCTGCTCACGGACCTGAGCCTCGTGGCCAAGCGCGGAGGCTCCAGCGCCGGCAACGGCCAGCAGGAGGTCTCCGTGTGGGTGCTCGGCATGGAGTCCACCGAGCCGCTGTCCGGCGTCGAGGTGTCGCTGGTGAAGAAGAGCGGCCAGTCGGTGGCCCGCTGCACCACCAGCGGCGCGGACGGCTGCAAGCTCCAGGTGCCCGCGCAGACGGTGGACACCGCGGCCCCCTTCGCCCTCATCGCGCGCAAGGGCGAGGACCTCACCTACCTGAAGTACAGCGAGCTGAAGACGGAGATCGCCAACTCGGACGTCCAGGGCGAGCCGTACCGCGCCCAGGCGCCGTACCGCGCGTCGATCTACTCGGACCGCGGCGTGTACCGCCCGGGCGACACCGCCCACGTGGCGGCGATCCTGCGCGATCAGGAGGACAAGGCGCCGCCCGCGGGCATGCCGGTGGAGCTGCGCGTCATCGACCCGCGTGAGCGCGAGTTCAAGAAGGTGGCGCTCAAGACGAACGAGGCGGGCCTGGTGTCGCTGGATCTGCCCTTCGAGGCCTTCCAGGACACGGGCAGCTACCGCGTGGCGCTGCGCGTCGCGGACCGAGAGGTGGCCACCTACGGCCTCCAGGTGGAGGAGTTCGTCCCCGAGCGCATGAAGGTGACGGCCAGCGTGGACAAGGCCGGCTACCAGCAGGGCTCGGTGGTGCCGGTGAAGGTGGAGGCGGCCTACCTCTTCGGCGGCTCGGCCGAGGGCAGCCCGGTGGAGCTCAACTGCCGGCTGGAGCCCTCCGAGTTCAAGCCGAAGGAGAACGCCCAGTTCACCTATGGCGTGTGGCGGCAGAAGGCCACCGAGGCCAAGGCCGTCACGCTCGGCCAGGTGAAGGGAGAGATGAGCGACAAGGGCCAGGCGCTCGTGGAGTGCCCGGCGAAGGAGACCGCCGGCGGCTTCAAGGGCCCGGCGAGGCTGGTGGCGCAGGCCAGCGTCTTCGAGGCGGGCAGCGGCCGCTCCACCGTGGGCGACGTGACGGTGCCCATGCACCCGGAGGCCTACTACGTGGGCCTCCAGTCCGGCGTGCAGAAGGTGAACGCGGGCAAGCCCTTCACCGTCACCGGCGTGGTGGTGGACTGGGAGGGCCGGCTCGTCACCGACGCCAAGGCGCTCAAGCCGCTCGAGGTGGAGTACCTCCGCCTGGAGGAGGAGTACGGCTACTACTACGACGAGTCCGAGGGCTATGAGCGCTACCAGCGCTACGTGCGCCCCGTGCGCGAGGGCCGCTCCACCACCAAGGTGGAGGGCGGCAAGTTCCAGCTCCAGGTGACGCCGTCGCAGGACGCCGCCGGCTTCATCGTCCGCGTGCGCTCCGGCAACGCGCAGACGGATCTGCACCTGGAGGGCAACGGCCGCTACTACTGGTACGGCGATGGCGAGGCGCGCGTGGACCAGACGCCGCGCCCGCTCAAGCCGGCCTCCATCGCCCTGGAGCTGCCGAAGGCGGGCAGGCTCAACGAGCCCATCGCCGTGAAGTTCAAGGTGCCGTACCGCGGCCGGGTGCTGCTCACCGCGGAGACGGACCAGGTGATCGCCTCCGAGTGGAAGGCGGTGGAGCCGGGCGAGGTGTCGTGGACCTTCACGCCCAGGAGCTTCGCGCCCAACGTCTACGTGGCCGCCTTCCTGGTGAAGGATCCGCACCTGGAGTCCGCCGAGGCTTTCATGCCGGACCGGGCCTTCGGCGTGGGCAGCGTGACGCTGGAGCCCACGGACTTCACGCAGACGGTGAAGCTGGACGTGCCCAAGGAGGTGCGCTCCAACAGCACCCTCACGGTGAACCTGGAGCTGGGCCCGCAGGAGGGCCCCACCTTCGCCACGGTGGCCGTGGTGGACGAGGGCATCCTCTCGCTCACGCGCTTCAAGAGCCCGGACCCGCTCAAGGAGCTGTTCGCCAAGCGCGCCCTGGGCGTGGAGACGTTCGAGACGATCGGCTGGACGCTGCTGGTGCCCCCGGGTGGCAACTCGCGCTCCACCGGCGGTGACGAGGAGGGCGCGGCGGGCCGGGTGCAGCCGGTGAAGCCCGTGGCGCTGTGGAGCGGCGTGGTGTCCGTGCCCGCCAGCGGCAAGCTGAGCCTCCCGTTCAACCTGCCCATGTACCGCGGCGCGGTGCGCGTCATGGCCGTCACCACCGGCCCCAAGCGCGTGGGCCGCGCGGACGCCCAGGTGCTGGTGCGCGATCCGCTGGTGCTCCAGACGACGCTGCCGCGCTTCCTCACCCAGGGAGACGAGATCCAGATCCCCGTCTTCCTCACCAACCTCTCGGGCAGCGCTCAGGAGGTGAAGGTGTCCCTCACGGCGGAGAACCTGCCGGTGCCGGGCCTGGCCATGCCGGCCTCCGTGGGCTCGCCGCTGCAGATGCTGGGCAAGAGCGAGGGCCGCACGCGGCTGGAGAACGGGAAGGCGGCCACGCTCGTCTTCCAGGCCAAGGCCATCACCGCGGTGGGCGCCGCCCGCCTCAAGGTGACGGCCGAGGGCGGCGGCTTCACGGCCTTCGAGCAGCTCGACGTGCCCCTGCACCCGGCGGGCGCCCGCGAGCGCACGGTGCAGCGCATTCCGCTGGAGTCCGGCCGCGTGGACCTGGCGCAGTACCTCCAGGGCTGGGTGCCCACCACCGAGAGCTCCACGTTCTGGGTCACCACCAACCCGTATGCCGAGTCCCTTCAGCACCTGAGCTACCTGGTCCGCTACCCGTACGGCTGCATCGAGCAGACGACGTCCTCCACGCGCCCGCTGCTCTTCGTCTCGCAGCTCATCGACAACGTGGACCCGACGCTCACGGGCAACAAGAAGGTGGAGGACATGGTGATGGCCGGCGTCAACCGCCTGCTCTCCATGCAGACGCCCTCGGGCGGCTTCGCCTACTGGCCCGGCCAGACGGAGCCGGTGGCCTGGGGCACCGCCTACGCCACGCACCTGCTCCTGGACGCCCAGAAGCTCAAGTACCCGGTGCCGCAGGACCGGCTGGACGACGCGGTGGCCTGGCTCGGCCAGGAGCTCAACCGCAAGGAGAACAACGTGCGCCGGGACGACCACTACGGCCAGTCCTCCGAGGCCTACATGCACTACGTGCTGTCGCTGTCCGGCAAGGGCCGCAAGGCGCGCGTCCAGAAGCTCATCGACGAGCTGGGCAAGCAGAAGGCCTTCTCCGGCGAGGAGCGCGAGGAGGAGCACCTGCTCAAGGCCGCCCTCTACCTGGCGGGCGATCGCCGCTACGAGAAGGAGCTCAAGAGCCCGGACCTCTCGCCCATCACCGAGGAGCGGCGAAACTCCTGGTCCTTCTACTCGGATCGCCGCCGCCGCGGGCTGATGCTGAGCACGTTCCAGGATCTGTTCGGCAATGATCCGGCGGCCGAGCCGCTGGCGCAGCAGGTGGCCCAGTCCCTCATCGGGCACCACAGCTCCTACTACACCACCCAGGAGCTGGTCTGGAGCATCACCGGCCTGGGCAAGCGCGTCTCCGGCGCGGCCTCCAGCTTCACGCCGCCCACGCTGGTGGCGGACGGCAAGGAGGTGGCGCCGCAGGCGAACGAGGGCGGGAAGACGACGCGCGCCTCGGATCGCACCTGGGCGCTGGCCCGCGCCAGCGAGCGCAAGGGCCTCACGCTCGAGCTCAAGGAGAAGGGCGAGGGCAAGCTCTACCTCATCGTCAACAGCGAGGGAGTGCGCTCCAGCGGCCAGGCGAAGACGGGCGGCCAGGGGCTGACGCTCAGCCGCACGTACCGCAAGCTCGACGGCACCGCCGTCAGCCCGGGCGACTCCGTGAACCTGGCGGACCTGCTCTACGTGGAGATCGAGCTCAAGAACACCAGCGGCGAGCGCATCCAGAACATCGCCCTGGTGGACCGGCTGCCGGCGGGCTGGGAGATCGAGAACGCCCGGCTCGGTCGCGGTGGCGCCGTGCAGTGGGTGAGCACCGAGGAGCTGTGGACGGCGGACTACGTGAACATCCGGGACGACCGGATGGAGGTCTTCGGCACCCTGCAGTCGGGCGAGTCCAAGAAGGTGGTCTACGCCGTGCGCGCGGTGACGGCTGGAAAGTTCACGCTGCCGCCGGTGGAGGCGGAGGCCATGTACGATCCGCGCATCTGGGCGCGTGATGCCGGCCAGGCCGTCGAGGTGTCCGGCCCCTGGAAGGACTTCCTGCTGTAG
- a CDS encoding RNA methyltransferase produces the protein MVLPIRFVLMRPRNAENLGAAARALKNCGLSEWTWVRPEAEDLGPARRLAVHAEDVLDGVRQADTLEEAVADCVWVVGTSSRKVEGKRRLSPRAVGEELVARAAQGPVAVVFGDERSGLTNVEVERCHDLSAVPTDPSQPSINLAQAVLLYAYEVRMASLAAAPPPPAPLPVAASDEELARVEETLEATLKAGSFLVDEHPGRTGLRDLFAPLRRSRLTRNEARLWLAALHTLRKRLSSG, from the coding sequence ATGGTGCTTCCCATCCGTTTCGTCCTGATGCGCCCGCGCAACGCGGAGAACCTCGGTGCCGCCGCGCGGGCCTTGAAGAACTGCGGCCTGTCCGAGTGGACGTGGGTGCGGCCAGAGGCGGAGGACCTGGGACCGGCCCGGAGGCTGGCGGTCCACGCGGAGGACGTGCTGGACGGGGTGCGTCAGGCGGACACGCTGGAGGAGGCGGTGGCCGACTGCGTGTGGGTGGTGGGGACGAGCTCGCGCAAGGTGGAGGGCAAGCGGCGGCTGTCTCCACGAGCCGTGGGAGAGGAGCTGGTGGCCCGGGCGGCGCAGGGGCCGGTGGCGGTTGTCTTCGGGGACGAGCGTAGCGGGCTGACGAACGTTGAGGTGGAGCGCTGCCACGATCTGTCCGCCGTGCCGACGGATCCCTCGCAGCCGTCGATCAACCTGGCCCAGGCGGTGCTGCTGTACGCCTACGAGGTGCGCATGGCCTCGCTGGCGGCGGCTCCTCCCCCGCCGGCTCCGCTCCCGGTGGCGGCGTCGGATGAGGAGCTGGCGCGAGTCGAGGAGACGCTCGAGGCGACCTTGAAGGCAGGGAGCTTCCTGGTGGACGAGCACCCAGGGCGCACCGGGCTGAGGGACCTGTTCGCCCCGCTGCGCCGCTCGCGCCTGACACGCAACGAGGCCCGGCTGTGGCTGGCGGCGCTCCACACGCTGCGCAAGCGCCTGAGCTCGGGCTGA
- the sthA gene encoding Si-specific NAD(P)(+) transhydrogenase, with protein sequence MADFDLVVIGSGPAGEQGAVQAARLGKRVAVVEREPVLGGTAANTGTLPSKTLRETALYLSGYRARGLYGVESTLRHQATVSDFLYRERRVKETERTRIGHNLQCNNVELIQGQGSLSDAHTVLVRRQGQPDRRLTTECVLIATGSSPYRPPLYPFGDPRVHDSDEILDLSSLPRALVVVGGGVIGCEYACMFAALGTPVTLVDLKKELLPFLDDEFSGLLRQRMEALGVRMRFGYSVESIHVPEQAAEPIRLTLSGGETLEVDQVLVASGRSANTAGLGLEELGVKVGPRGHVEVSPAYQTSVPHIYAVGDVIGFPALASTSMEQARLAVLYAFGQPFKPAQVLPYGIYTIPEVSMAGETEESLRAKGVPYVAGRAAFVTNPRGQIIGEMHGLLKLLFHRESLKLLGVHVLGEQAAELVHVGLTALVAGAGTQLFVETCFNYPTLSEAYKTATYDALQQLQAGAR encoded by the coding sequence ATGGCTGACTTCGATCTGGTGGTGATTGGCTCTGGCCCCGCGGGGGAACAGGGCGCCGTGCAGGCGGCGCGCCTGGGCAAGCGCGTGGCGGTGGTGGAGCGCGAGCCCGTGCTCGGCGGCACCGCGGCCAACACCGGCACCCTGCCCTCGAAGACGCTGCGCGAGACGGCCCTCTACCTCTCCGGCTACCGCGCCCGCGGCCTCTACGGCGTGGAGAGCACCCTGCGCCACCAGGCCACGGTGTCCGACTTCCTCTACCGCGAGCGCCGCGTGAAGGAGACCGAGCGCACGCGCATCGGCCACAACCTCCAGTGCAACAACGTGGAGCTGATACAGGGCCAGGGCTCGCTCTCGGACGCCCACACCGTCCTCGTCCGCCGCCAGGGCCAGCCCGACCGCCGGCTCACCACCGAGTGCGTCCTCATCGCCACCGGCTCCTCGCCCTACCGGCCGCCGCTCTACCCCTTCGGCGATCCCCGCGTTCACGACTCGGACGAGATCCTCGATCTGTCCTCCCTGCCACGCGCGCTGGTGGTGGTGGGCGGCGGCGTCATCGGCTGCGAGTACGCCTGCATGTTCGCCGCGCTGGGCACCCCGGTGACGCTGGTGGACCTGAAGAAGGAGCTGCTGCCCTTCCTGGACGACGAGTTCTCCGGGCTGCTGCGCCAGCGCATGGAGGCGCTCGGCGTGCGGATGCGCTTCGGCTACTCGGTGGAGTCCATCCACGTGCCGGAGCAGGCCGCCGAGCCCATCCGGCTGACGCTCTCCGGCGGAGAGACGCTGGAGGTGGATCAGGTGCTGGTGGCCTCCGGCCGCTCCGCGAACACCGCGGGGCTGGGGCTGGAGGAGCTCGGCGTCAAGGTGGGCCCTCGCGGCCACGTGGAGGTGAGCCCCGCGTACCAGACGTCCGTGCCCCACATCTACGCGGTGGGAGACGTCATCGGCTTCCCAGCCCTGGCCTCCACCTCCATGGAGCAGGCGCGCCTGGCGGTGCTTTACGCCTTCGGCCAGCCCTTCAAGCCCGCCCAGGTGCTGCCCTACGGCATCTACACCATCCCCGAGGTCTCCATGGCGGGCGAGACGGAGGAGTCCCTGCGCGCCAAGGGCGTCCCCTACGTGGCGGGCCGCGCCGCCTTCGTCACCAACCCGCGCGGACAGATCATCGGAGAGATGCACGGGCTGCTGAAGCTGCTCTTCCACCGCGAGAGCCTGAAGCTGCTGGGCGTGCACGTGCTGGGCGAGCAGGCCGCGGAGCTGGTGCACGTGGGCCTCACGGCGCTGGTGGCCGGTGCCGGCACGCAGCTCTTCGTGGAGACGTGCTTCAACTACCCCACGCTCTCGGAGGCCTACAAGACGGCCACCTACGACGCGCTCCAGCAGCTCCAGGCCGGGGCGCGGTGA
- a CDS encoding pseudouridine synthase, whose translation MARKPPPRRPSASHDKPPSRSRWEGKAKPDWLSRALARAGVFPLAEAEDAIRAGRVSINGRVAKQPLAPVPEGAVLRVDGVEVQREVETRVLAFHKPADVLTSTVSQHRTGTVYEVLLPQLPDELSRYTWHAIGRLDRGTTGLLLFTNDEKLVAHATSPETHLPKRYVATVQGTADEEKLEPLRRGVMLEDGPTRPAKVKLRDAHTVEVSVTEGRHHQVKRMLGAVGLPVKALHREAVGDVLLDVPEGTFRELTPEEISHGLRYSGQN comes from the coding sequence ATGGCCCGCAAGCCCCCTCCCCGTCGGCCCTCGGCATCCCACGACAAGCCCCCGAGCCGAAGCCGCTGGGAGGGCAAAGCGAAGCCTGACTGGCTGTCGCGAGCGCTCGCCCGGGCCGGAGTCTTCCCGCTCGCCGAGGCGGAGGATGCCATCCGCGCCGGCCGCGTCAGCATCAACGGCCGCGTGGCGAAGCAGCCGCTCGCCCCGGTGCCGGAGGGCGCCGTGCTCCGGGTGGACGGAGTGGAAGTGCAGCGCGAGGTGGAGACGCGGGTGCTGGCCTTCCACAAGCCCGCGGACGTGCTCACCTCCACCGTGAGCCAGCACCGCACGGGCACGGTCTACGAGGTGCTGCTTCCCCAGCTTCCGGATGAGCTGTCCCGCTACACCTGGCATGCCATCGGCAGGCTGGACCGGGGCACCACGGGGCTGCTGCTCTTCACCAATGACGAGAAGCTCGTGGCCCACGCCACGTCTCCGGAGACGCACCTGCCCAAGCGGTACGTGGCCACGGTGCAGGGCACTGCGGACGAGGAGAAGCTCGAGCCGCTGCGCCGAGGCGTGATGCTGGAGGACGGGCCGACCCGGCCGGCGAAGGTGAAGCTCCGGGATGCCCACACGGTGGAGGTCTCCGTCACCGAGGGCCGCCATCACCAGGTGAAGCGCATGCTCGGAGCCGTGGGGTTGCCCGTGAAGGCGCTGCACCGCGAGGCCGTGGGCGACGTGCTGCTGGACGTGCCCGAAGGTACCTTCCGCGAGCTCACCCCTGAGGAGATCTCCCACGGCCTGCGCTACAGCGGCCAGAACTAG